The genome window CCCAAGTGGATTTCCTTgaccttcccctcctcagTGACACTCGTTTCAACCACAATCTCACTTCTTCTGCCCATTTCAACACCCTGCGTAATCTCATATCTTGCCCCCTTCTTTTCCGTCAAGGTCAGATACGCGCTCAATGTACACCCTGCGCTTCCCGTGGCCGGGTCCTCAAAGCCCAGCTCCACCATTCTGGTTTGAACCTTTGTCTTCGACCCCTCGTCGGTATAGACATAATAGTACCTACCGACAAAGCTCTTTTCCCACTCTCCTTTGTCCAGAAAGTTGGGGATCTTGTCAAATTGAAGGCGAGGCGAGTCTGTCACTTTGGCCAGAAGCTCCAAGGAAGGGAGGTTGACGAGAATGAAGGTCATTCCTCTGACAATGCTCACCACTGTTCCCGAGAGCTCAGCTTGCCGGATCGGATCGTGAGGAGACAAGCCAGCTGTGATGATGTCTGATGACTCGGACTTTTCGAGGAGGCTGGAGAGAGTGGACGAGTGGACGTGCACCGCGTGGGGAATCTCAGCCTTGACGTTTTGGCTTCCTTCGACGTTGATGGGAATAGGTCCGGCCTTTGTCAACAAGGTGTTGACGTGTCCCCAGCCCAGGTGGTGAAGGACTAGGTAGGCAGTGCCAATGGTTGGGTGCCCCGCAAAAGGGAGCTCCTCTTCGATCGTGAAGATGTTGACCTCGAGTGTGGTGGCTTCCGGTTTGACATTGGATTCAGCATGTAGAAAGACTGTTTCGGACAGGTTGAACTCGCGGGCTATGCGCTGCTTGATCTCTTGAGTCACCAACGAGCGTTGAGAAGGTGGGACGAAGACAACCGCCAGGGGGTTTCCCTCATAGCGATTTGTTGTGAAGACATCGACAGTGACAAAGTCAAGGCTGAGGGGGGCCATTTTGATCTTCTGTTTTGGGATGCTACCTTGGCTGGTTTTAGATGACGACTCGATTCTTGGGTGTCGAGACAGGTATATATGTCATTGTCAGGTCTCGATGTGATGAAATTGAGTCACAGAAGCGGGGAAGTGGGGTGAGTAACCATGACGAACTCAAAGGGCGCAGTTGACACTCCCAGAGATGTTTTGCCATAGTTGCTGATTGGTAGGACACGATATGCTCGATGTCCCTACCAACCACATCGGCGGTTTCCGCCGCTCCCATAACCATCGCCGCTGACCACGCATCTAGAAACTTCAGTCTTGCGAGCATATCCAACTGATAGTCAAACGGCATCTCTTGGAGTTTTGGGTCTTCGCACACCAAGCGGCAGCTGGTCCTTGTTCATACAACTTTCAAGATCAATGTTTACAACGGTATTGTTGTGACAAGGACACATTGAACAACGGGGTATCATGAAAACTATCCGTTTGTGCTGACAAAGGCTTGACAGAACTAAGGCATTGTTCAAATGGACTCGACAAAGAGACTGGTTTTATATAAGGAAGGTCAGGTTCACAGTCGTCCTACACATTttcccccatcatcagcaatCTTCATCATCTATCTGCATCATccacaacaaacaacaaccacactGCATTACATACACTCAAGAGGCAGGCCTCTCATCTACACAAAATGTATACCGCAGGTGTTATTTATACCGTCCTCCTGATGGCTCTGCCATTGGTAGACTTTGCAATCGCCCATTCAAGTCCTTACTCAATCCTTAATGTGACCGCTTCTGCTTCTCAGGCTCAGATTGATGGTGCCTATGAGGACCTGCTACAGAGCTTGCAAGATCAAAACGAAAAGGAACTGTGGTCGGGAGAAGGCGCCCAGGAGCTGCTTGCCAAAAAGATTGCCGAGATTCAGAACGCCCACCTTACACTCACTGATTCTTTGGAGAGATGCTTTTGGCACCGCGACACTGGTGTTCGAGATTGGTATGGTCGACCCTTTCTTTGCTGGGACGAGATGGCCAAAGACAAGCTCGAGGCGTTGAGGGATGCTATTGCCCAGGACGACTTCTCGAAGCTGACCTGGCGGCCTCGCTCTTCCAGATACTCTATGCTTCCGGCCGCAAAGCCAGACCAAGAGCCGGCCCAAGTTACTGACAGCTCATCCACGCAGGAGCCTCTTGTGACTACAACAGAGACGCCCGAACACAAAACTAGCAAGGTCGATGTTGTCACGGAGCCAGCTGCCAAAATTACTCCCGAATctatcaccaccaaggcTGCTGACGAAGTGACCAGGGCCTGGTCAACTATCAGCGCCGTGTTAAGTTACCCTTTCACCGTTGTCATTCCTCAGCTCGGGACCTGGTTCGCCGCTGCCAAGCCCATTGTTGTCTCTTACTCCGAGATGGCTTTGGCTCAGGCCAAGACCTGGTTGGCTATCCTCTGGGCCTTTGTCTGGCTCGTCGCCACCACCGTCTGG of Podospora pseudopauciseta strain CBS 411.78 chromosome 7 map unlocalized CBS411.78m_7, whole genome shotgun sequence contains these proteins:
- a CDS encoding uncharacterized protein (COG:S; EggNog:ENOG503P1U6) — translated: MAPLSLDFVTVDVFTTNRYEGNPLAVVFVPPSQRSLVTQEIKQRIAREFNLSETVFLHAESNVKPEATTLEVNIFTIEEELPFAGHPTIGTAYLVLHHLGWGHVNTLLTKAGPIPINVEGSQNVKAEIPHAVHVHSSTLSSLLEKSESSDIITAGLSPHDPIRQAELSGTVVSIVRGMTFILVNLPSLELLAKVTDSPRLQFDKIPNFLDKGEWEKSFVGRYYYVYTDEGSKTKVQTRMVELGFEDPATGSAGCTLSAYLTLTEKKGARYEITQGVEMGRRSEIVVETSVTEEGKVKEIHLGGTAVLVMRGSVAV
- a CDS encoding uncharacterized protein (EggNog:ENOG503PYQJ); amino-acid sequence: MYTAGVIYTVLLMALPLVDFAIAHSSPYSILNVTASASQAQIDGAYEDLLQSLQDQNEKELWSGEGAQELLAKKIAEIQNAHLTLTDSLERCFWHRDTGEPLVTTTETPEHKTSKVDVVTEPAAKITPESITTKAADEVTRAWSTISAVLSYPFTVVIPQLGTWFAAAKPIVVSYSEMALAQAKTWLAILWAFVWLVATTVWSYLTTSFKLARKYLGPLAPSPSSESIPADAAPQPTIRSNAGFNADIIRSLDGEQETVLTKLTSLAPIPDSTATVLLASTTNPLRYQSQFGSATARKVSTVTTKPSY